The sequence below is a genomic window from Candidatus Neomarinimicrobiota bacterium.
AGATTTGTGTTCCATCACTAAGACCTGTAACAACAGCCTCTTCACCCCGGGTTGAAACCACGTGTACTGAGAGACGATTTATGATCCCATTCTGCACTTCCAGGACCGTATTATTTGATTCAAGCAGCTTACGGGGTAGAATGACACCTTCAAGTGATGAAGTTGTCAGGATGTCGCCCTTGAGATGCATGCCTTCTCTCAGCTCAGGACCAGAAACTGTGATAAAGACCTTCACCATCTGGCTATTGACATCCAGACCACCACTGATGCGGCTTACTTTTCCCATCCAGGTGGATTCTGAATTGCCACTGGTGAGTTTTACCGGGTCACCCACATTGATATACTCGATTTCATTGATTCCAACGGTAGTTTCCAAATCATAAACATCAGGGTTTAGAAACACACCCAGGGTTTGTCCGCTTCGAACCAGATTTCCAGGTTTGATATAACTCTCAGTTGCGCTGCCATTAAAGGGAGCTCGGATGGTGTATTTGGCCAGGCGAGTTTCTGAAGCTTTTATATCGTAATAGGTTTTAGCAATGCCCTTGTTGGCCACAAAATAGCTTTCACGCTCGTTAAGAGGCTTGGGGAGAGGCTTGGTATCACCATTGACATCAAATGCCTTTAAATAGGTTTCCCATCGGATATAACTCTCGGGATAATCGAATTTCAATTCAGGAAGCAAGGCTGC
It includes:
- a CDS encoding HlyD family efflux transporter periplasmic adaptor subunit; the protein is MKITIKNTMSLVAVMAGSLAIMFLLMAMKSSPERKVQEDTRIVVATQEIKNSDIQITVPVMGKISAQQKVTLFAEVSGILLQSENNFLAGYDYKQGDVMLQINSEESELNLKAQRSNLMTAVAALLPELKFDYPESYIRWETYLKAFDVNGDTKPLPKPLNERESYFVANKGIAKTYYDIKASETRLAKYTIRAPFNGSATESYIKPGNLVRSGQTLGVFLNPDVYDLETTVGINEIEYINVGDPVKLTSGNSESTWMGKVSRISGGLDVNSQMVKVFITVSGPELREGMHLKGDILTTSSLEGVILPRKLLESNNTVLEVQNGIINRLSVHVVSTRGEEAVVTGLSDGTQISLRTQNLQNGTVVRVVNDIADNSSRMAG